From the genome of Neodiprion pinetum isolate iyNeoPine1 chromosome 3, iyNeoPine1.2, whole genome shotgun sequence, one region includes:
- the LOC138190581 gene encoding uncharacterized protein, with amino-acid sequence MAKNHQSPDTSDNVYTAYETDTSEHLCLLPSKSSLHIHGKIAKDDGVAAVTVTKLINMAVCHLFEEVRYELNGVEIDRNKNVGITCTMKGYVSLTLGQQYSLENTGWLSGDKELTDAAGNFDVVSPLNYVLCFAEDYRRVIVNAKHELILTRFNTDLDAVIQTSATENFKITLNKIERLLPYIKLVDKPKIQLLNYIAKDPAISMSFRSWETYVYPMLPSTTRHIWSVMTSTQLEKPRYVVLGFQTARRNEPLENAGVFDHCRIRDVKLFLNSQCYPYGNMNLDNETLKTGPVDIRLECDCSITFPPHTSAYCMILDDRIVEYNLISSTVKKLI; translated from the exons ATGGCCAAAAATCATCAGTCGCCCGACACCTCTGACAACGTTTACACCGCCTACGAGACTGACACATCTGAAC acttgtgtctactgcccagtaaaagctctctacacaTTCATGGAAAAATCGCAAAGGATGATGGTGTGGCTGCGGTGACGgttacgaaattgatcaatatggccgtttgtcatttgtttgaggaagttcgctacgagttgaacggtgtagagattgatcggaataaaaatgttggcatCACCTGCACTATGAAGGGTTACGTATCCTTGACTCTAGGCCAGCAATATAGTCTGGAGAATACCGGGTGGTTGAGTGGGGATAAGGAACTAACCGATGCCgctggaaatttcgatgttgtttCACCGTTAAATTATGTGCTATGCTTCGCCGAAGATTATCGTCGAGTCATCGTCAatgctaaacatgagttaattctCACACGTTTCAACACTGATTTGGATGCCGTGATTCAGACCTCGGCGacggaaaactttaaaatcacccTGAATAAAATCGAGCGGTTGTTGCCCTACATCAAACTGGTagataaaccgaaaatccagctactcaACTACATTGCCAAGGATCCGGCcatatccatgagttttcgttcttgggaaacgtacgtgtatccgATGCTCCCATCAACAACGCGGCATATATGGTCAGTCATGACATCGACGCAGCTTGAGAAGCCGAGATATGTCGTTCTaggatttcaaactgcaaGGAGAAACGAGCCGCTGGAAAATGCTGGCGTATTTGATCATTGTCggatcagagatgtaaaactcttcctcaactcacagtgctatccctacggaaatatgaatcttgat aacgaaacattgaaaactggaccagtggacattcgattggaatgTGACTGTAGCATTACGTTCCcaccacacacttctgcctactgcatgatcttggatgatcgcattgttgaatataatctgATCAGTagtactgttaaaaaattgatataa
- the LOC138190580 gene encoding zinc finger BED domain-containing protein 5-like, translating into MASDSDSVHSDSNEEKRLKKPQKKPYAQKYMSSWEKDPLMEKWLARSKINERHFHCKVCNADYTTVGGRSNLLKHRKSSKHVQRATTLRKQPVINNQSFKRERQVSHQIKYSEIRIAAFMVEHNIALNTADHLTKLIKAISPDSEVAKGISCSRTKCTKIVQNVTGYSQFEQIVQCLQTTKFSLLVDESTDVSATKHLALVVRFFNNGRINDVFLALIPTPIVTAQALYDHVIAFFKKHNIPYKSNMIGFASDGASNMFGTHHSLSVLLKKDIPHLFLMKCICHSFALCANYACEKLPRVIEDIARDVFNYIQHSYKRLSVLKQFQEFLGLKPHKLLHPSQTRWLSLLQVVKRLLEQYDALILFFTDAVYEDKVLAADMILSRLKEKYVKIHLQFLEYVLPYFTNLNLEMQSEETKIHQLYSRVSTVYKTLLNCFLKSDYVRNTAVERIVFDNPHNFVVIEEVYLGAKVTASISNGSHGLSLEQLSDFRLRCLQFYIEACKQLVKRFNFQDPNLQVFKELGFLDSTQMRSHNSIAPLASKFPNLVHENALNDLDSEWRELKNLEINVPLAPSIDYWETVSKLKLGDGSVKFHHLSDFVRNLHCLPHSSAAVERIFSQIQLNKTKVRNRLEAETLSGILHTKTLIGNDQCFDFVVNPNVIDKHSLQMYN; encoded by the coding sequence ATGGCGTCGGACAGTGACAGCGTTCATTCTGATTCCAATGAAGaaaaacgtttaaaaaaacCCCAAAAAAAACCTTACGCCCAGAAGTATATGTCATCATGGGAAAAGGATCCCTTAATGGAAAAATGGCTGGCAAGAAGCAAGATAAATGAACGTCACTTTCACTGTAAAGTATGCAATGCTGACTACACTACTGTTGGTGGGAGATCAAATTTGCTCAAGCACAGGAAGTCTTCTAAACACGTACAGCGAGCCACCACTTTGAGGAAACAACCCGTTATTAATAATCAGAGCTTCAAGAGAGAAAGACAGGTATCGCATCAGATAAAGTATTCCGAAATCAGAATCGCAGCATTCATGGTAGAGCATAATATTGCCTTGAATACAGCTGATCACCTGACAAAATTGATTAAAGCTATAAGTCCTGATTCTGAGGTAGCTAAGGGTATCAGTTGCAGCAGAACAAAGTGCACTAAAATAGTGCAAAATGTCACAGGTTATAGTCAGTTTGAACAAATTGTGCAGTGTCTCCAAACAACCAAGTTTTCACTTCTTGTTGATGAATCCACAGACGTCAGCGCAACAAAGCACTTGGCACTAGTAGtcagattttttaacaatGGTCGGATAAATGATGTGTTTCTTGCCCTGATTCCTACACCAATTGTGACTGCCCAAGCTCTGTATGATCACGTTATcgcttttttcaaaaagcaTAATATCCCATATAAATCGAATATGATTGGTTTTGCAAGTGACGGTGCAAGTAATATGTTCGGAACTCATCACTCTCTGTCCGTCTTGTTGAAAAAAGACATTCCGCACTTGTTTTTAATGAAATGCATCTGCCATTCTTTTGCATTATGTGCTAATTATGCGTGTGAAAAATTACCACGTGTAATCGAAGATATCGCCAGAGATGTATTCAACTATATCCAACATAGTTACAAGAGGCTCTCTGTGCTTAAACAATTCCAAGAGTTCTTGGGCCTGAAGCCCCACAAACTTCTTCACCCTTCACAAACCAGGTGGCTTTCATTGCTACAAGTAGTGAAAAGATTGCTCGAACAGTACGATGCGCTCATTTTGTTCTTTACTGATGCAGTTTATGAGGATAAAGTTCTAGCAGCAGACATGATTTTAAGCAGATTAAAAGAAAAGTATGTTAAAATTCACCTCCAATTCTTGGAATATGTACTGCCATATTTTACCAACCTAAATCTTGAAATGCAGTCGGAGGAAACAAAAATCCATCAACTCTATTCACGTGTGTCTACGGTATACAAGACGCTGCTGAACTGCTTCCTTAAGAGTGACTATGTTAGAAACACTGCTGTAGAAAGAATTGTGTTTGATAATCCGCATAATTTCGTTGTGATAGAAGAGGTCTACCTTGGTGCAAAAGTTACTGCGTCCATATCAAATGGTTCTCATGGACTAAGTTTGGAACAACTTTCAGATTTCCGTCTCAGATGTCTCCAATTTTACATTGAAGCCTGCAAACAACTGGTCAAGCGGTTCAATTTCCAAGACCCTAATCTCCAAGTGTTCAAAGAATTAGGCTTCTTAGATTCGACGCAAATGAGGTCACACAACTCCATCGCTCCTCTTGCATCAAAATTTCCAAACCTGGTCCACGAGAATGCTTTGAATGATCTGGACTCAGAGTGGAGGGAGTTAAAAAATCTGGAAATAAATGTGCCACTTGCACCCAGTATTGATTATTGGGAGACAGTCTCAAAACTTAAACTAGGTGATGGATCAGTTAAATTTCATCACTTGTCCGACTTCGTAAGGAACTTGCACTGCCTGCCACACTCTAGTGCCGCGGTGGAACGAATATTTTCCCAAATCCAGCTTAATAAGACCAAAGTTAGAAATCGTCTGGAAGCCGAAACTTTGTCCGGCATACTGCACACTAAAACTTTGATTGGCAATGATCAGTGCTTCGATTTTGTAGTCAATCCAAACGTCATAGATAAGCACTCATTGCAAATGTACAACTAA